In the Cylindrospermopsis raciborskii Cr2010 genome, AGATACTTGGTTGGTCAAATAAGCTGGAGAGTAACCTACAGCTTGTGCAACATCGGATAAAGTAATGCCTAAGTGGTAATGACTTTCAATATAGTCAAAAACCTTTTGAAAATGGGGAATATTAGGAAATACTAAAGGTAGATTGTTTGGTTTGGGTGTTATGGGGGAGTTGTTATTGATATACCAAGATTTCATGAGAGACTGTTTTTCTAATCTGATATGGATGGCTTTTAGCAGTTCGTTAATTGTGATGGGTCTGGTCAAATAATCATCAGCACCTAATTCCATAGCCTTTCTCAGAGCTGCTTTGGAATTATTGGCGGAAAGAAAAATAAATGGCATGATTGCTAACTGGGAATTTTGACGCAATTCAGTTAAAATGGTATAACCATCCATATCTGGCATAATCAACTCGCAAATAACTATGTCAGGTAGGTTTTCCATTGCCTTGTGAAGACCAAGGCCACCGGTTTCTGCTGCTATGATGGCAAAACCTTCAGCTTTCAGAGATTCCAATAAAAGATTTTGCATTAAATAGTCATCTTCAATTAGCAGAATTTTTTTTGATGCTTCAGCTGTCATTTTCAACGAATATAATTTTTTAAAAACTTGTGACTGTGAATAGAATATTAAAAATTGAATTGTCTTGGCAAGGATTGTAAAACAATAGTGAATGTGGTACCCATACCCAATTCACTAGTTATTATGATTTGACCCTCACATAGATCCACCAGAGTCTTAACAATTGATAAACCAAGCCCGGTACCAGAAGTTTGACCAACATTATGACCTCGATAGAATTTTTCAAATAGTCTATCTTGATCCACCTGGGCAATGCCAATACCTTGATCTTTAACTTTCAAAATGATTTGCTCATCTTCATTTTCAATTAAAAGATGGACAATAGTCTTATCAGATGAATATTTAATGGCATTATCTAGTAAGTTGGTCAAAATTGCTTCTATTATGTGGGGATCTATCCATACTTGCTTACAGTCTCCCAGATAATCAAACTGAATTGACCTGCCATTTTTAATTAGGGTCATTTTTTGGACTAAATTCTCACAAAACTCAATCAAATTTACCTGGATCGGTGAGATAATTGCTTGGGAATATTTGGTCTTACTTAAAAATAAAATGTCATCCAATATGTGATCAATTTGTTTTACCGCTGTTTCAATGTGTCCAACAAGCGACAACATTTTTTCTTCTTCCCATTGATGAATATTTCGTTTAAGTAGACTGTTGGAAAAAGAAATAATATTGAGGGGTGTGCGAAATTCATGGCAGAGTATGGGCACTAACTCTTGTGTATTTTCTTTGATAACTCCATAACAAAACTCACTTTCTTGTAATTGAATATAGGCAAAATCTATTGTTGCTACAAATGTTCTTCCCCCCTTGGTGCGATAGCGAGATTTCCAAGACAGACCTTCCACATTTTTGAGATTTTCCCATTTTTGCAACCATTTATTCAGGGAAAAATCTATATCCAAATTACTTAGATTCATAGATAGCAACTCTTGATGCGAATATTCCATAATAGCGGACATGGACTTATTTGTATAAATAAAGTCTCCATTATTTTTGACACAAAAAGCAGCATCTATGATTTGATTAATCAGAAACTCGACAAGTTTATCCTTCATGGAAGGATAGTTTAATTGATAATTGATTTTCTCTAGCATGGAACCCCGACAATTCATCATCTTTATTTACTCCTGAGTCTTTACAGCGTATAAAAGTATATAGACTGCCACAGTTAATTTACAGCTGGTTGTATAGATTTAAATACCCGCAAATACTGAATTTTTGGCATCAATTGTGTACCAAGCGTTCCGATCTAAGTAGGGAGGCACAATTATTTGTAGGATGGGTCGAGTAACAAGACCCATGCGGGTGTTGGGTTTCATACTTCAACCCAACCTACGTTCATCTTATATTTAATTCCATCCATTGTTTGTCATTACCAACTAAGATGGGAAATACCTTATGTATAGACCTCACCAACTTCAATCTTAGGAAGTTTTTGTAATCTCCCATCAAGGGGATTCAACTATATTTCCAGAAGGTAAATCATCCTACTATTGACATAATTAACCATTAGACATAGTTTGGGGATCATCCGTCATCTAACTAAAGAAGTATTAGTTGTAAAGATTGTAAGTATTTGGGAATACAATTATTGATTAATGACAGATACCAAGGTAACACCGAAAAAATAGACAAGTCCATCTAAAAATAGTTCATTTATTTCTCAGTTAAATTGAGTATCCTGAAGACATTGATCAATGGGATAATAGATGAAATAAACCTGATGGCGTGTTAAATCATCTCTTCGACCATAGATTGATGTCAGAAATTAGGAGTGCATACTATGAAAGGACAGTTAGATGATTATAATAGGCAGATTAATAAGAAAATCAATACGGATCAAATAGAGCAAATAATCAAGGCAATTATAGCTGGTAAATATTCTTGGGCTTGTGTTTTGCTGCTGAGATTTTCGGGACTTAACCCCATTGACTACATACCATACCGCACTTATATCAGATTGCTGAAAAATAACTATTTACTAGGTGGCTCTGGGCAAAATCAACCAAGCAAAAAAGAAGTGGAAATAATGTGTTAATTCATTCTACCTATGATCATGCTACAGAACACAATGGAACCTATAATCAGAGAAATTATATGGCACAAAAAACTAGAGATTACCCAAATTCAACAGGAAATGTCTCTTGCTTCTCTCCAACGTCAATTAACTGCTGCTCCTAGTGTGAGAGATTTTTTCACTGCTTTGCAACAAAACATTTACAAACCCAGTTTAATTGCAGAAGTGAAAAGGATATTTTCATCCGAGAATATACTTTCATCTGATTTTGATGCTTTGTCTATTGCTAAATCCTATGAACGAACTGGGGCAGCTTGTATATCTGTTGTGACAGATCAGAAATTCTTTCATGGTGGGTTTGATCAGCTACGCATTGTTCGACATAAAGTCACTTTACCTATTCTATGTAAAGATTTTGTTCTGGATCCATGTCAAATTTACTTAGCACGAGCAGCAGGAGCAGATGCAATCTTATTAATTGCCGCCATTCTCACGGATCAGCAAATTAATAACCTTTTACGGGTAATTCATTATTTAGGAATGAATGCTGTGGTCGAAGTTCATAATTTGATGGAGTTAGACCGTGTTATTAGGTTAGAGGATGTGCGTATTATTGCCATTAATAATCGCAGTTTGGAGGATTTAACTGTTAATATCAACACTACTCTGGAGTTAATGGCTGCCAGAAAATCACACCTACATAATTTGGGGATTTTGGTGGTAAGTGAGTCAGGAATTGAGACGTCTCAAGATTTATCCTTGATGGCTAATGTTGGTGTTAGTGGGGTATTAATAGGAGATTGTTTACTGCGAGAAGAAAATTTAGAGGACGCAGTGAAAGAGTTGTTAAAATCCCAAATTTATGGTTTTGGTGGTCCCAGTTATAAAAGTTAATCAAGCCAGCTCCTAAACTTGCACAAGAGGTGAAGGAGCTTTTTTTACTTAAGAAAGATAAATAAATAGGATAAGTGGGTGAGTGGAATTAAACATGAACGTAGGTTGGGTTGAGGAACGAAACCCAACGCCCCCATGGGTTACCCTACCGCTAACCCATCCTATTTAACAACTTTAAGGGTATGACAACTTGCATCCAAACAACCTGTAATCACTCCTCCTAAATCCTGCACCTGCTGTAAATAATCTAGGGCTGATTTTGTAATTCTTTCTCCTGGCATTAATATTGGTATTCCTGGAGGATATGGACAGATATTTTCTGCACAAATTCTATCCACCGTCTTTTCTAAAGGTAGAATTTCACTTGTGGCAAAAAAAGCCTCACGGGGAGAAATGACCAACCTATTATCTGGCTGATAATTAAATATTATCTTAGAGATGATGTTGGAGGTGCTCATCTCATATTTTCTACATCTGGGTATATCATTGATTTTTTTAAAAACTTTTACCAAGGCATTAATATCTAATTCATTATTTCCTAAACTAATAATAAATGTAACATTCTCAAAAGAAGAAACCTCCGGTACAATACCCATTTCAATTAGAAAATTTTCTGTGGTAAAACCCGTGATACCTAATTCTTTTACATTCACGGTTAATCGAGTTTTATCCAGATCAAAAAAGCCTGGTTGCCTAATTTTTGGCAATTCTAAAACTGATAAACCAGGAATTTCTCGAATTTTATTTCTGGCTATATTTGCTAGTTCTAGGGTTTGCTGCATCAAATTTTGACCATCTATAGCCATTTGCTGACGTGCTGCATCAAGAGAAGCTAAAAGTATAAAACTCGGACTTGTAGATTGTACTAATTGTAGAGCTTGATTTAATCTATCAATGTTAATTCTATTTCCCTGAATATGTAACATTGATGTTTGGGTCATGGAGCCCAGGGTTTTATGAGTAGATTGTATGGTTAAATCCGCACCTGCGGTTAAGGCGGATATGGGTAAATTATCATGAAAGTTAAGATGGGCACCATGAGCTTCATCAACTATTAAAGGAATATTATGTTCATGAGTAACTTGACAGATGGCTTTTAAATTGCCACAAACCCCATTGTAGGTTGGGTAAACCACTAATACAGCCTTAGCCTGGGGATGTTGAGCTAAAGCTACCTCTAAGTCTTTAGGTGTAATACTACAAGTAATATCCAGATCTTGATCATACTGGGGATTGATAAAAATGGGAATGGCACCAGCTATAATCAATCCAGAAACCACAGATAAATGTATATTTCTGGGTAAAAGGATATGCTGATTTGGTTCACAAACGGTCATAATTGCTGCTATAATACCACAACTAGAGCCATTGACTAAAAACCAAGTTCTTTGAGCACCAAAGGCCATGGCGGCTAATTCTTGTGCTGCTAAAATTGCACTTTCAGGTGCGAATAAATTATCTAATTCTGATAGTTCGGTTAAATCGGCTCTAAATACGTCTTTACCAAGCAAATCGGTTAAAATGGGTGAGACTCCTGCACCCCGTTTATGTCCAGGAGTATAAAAGGGGGTATGGTTTTTGGATATGGAGGATTTTAAGGCATCAATTAGGGGACTTTGGCTTTGGTTCAACATCGAAGATCTCTCTCAAGTTAAAAAATCAACAAATCGTCAATCTAATCTGGGAAAATAGTGTTAATTTATATGGAGGTATTCCCGATTTTTCTGCATTTGTTCATGAAATCTGCTACATCTTTGATGATAATATCGCCATGAATGCGCATCTAGGATCTGCTGTGCTAAATTCTGCAAGTTTAACCATGCACCCAGTCACCACAGGAGTGACTGACAACCAACGTCTGCGATTATTTTCTGGATCGTCCAATATCCAATTAGCTCAGGAAGTCTCACGCTACTTGGGCCTGGACTTGGGCCCCATGATCCGCAAAAGATTTGCGGATGGTGAGTTGTATATTCAAATTCAAGAGTCTATTCGCGGTTGTGATGTTTATTTAATTCAACCAACTTGTAAGCCAGTTAATGACCATTTAATGGAATTACTAATCATAATTGATGCCTGCCGTCGTGCTTCTGCTAGACAGATTACGGCAGTGGTTCCTTATTATGGTTACGCCCGTGCGGATCGAAAAACCGCCGGGAGAGAGTCCATTACTGCTAAATTGGTTGCTAACCTAATTACCCAAGCAGGGGCTAATCGAGTCCTGGCTATGGATCTACATGCGGCACAAATCCAGGGGTACTTTGATATACCCTTTGATCATGTTTATGGTTCGCCAGTCTTACTGGAGTACCTACAGAATAAAGCACTACAAGATATTGTTGTGGTTTCTCCTGATGTGGGTGGGGTAGCTCGAGCTAGAGCATTTGCTAAAAAACTCAATGATGCTCCCCTGGCAATAATTGATAAACGTCGTCAGGCTCATAATGTAGCTGAAGTTCTGAATGTGATTGGGGATGTGAAGGGCAAAACGGCTGTTTTAGTCGATGATATGATTGATACGGGAGGTACTATTACTCAGGGAGCAAAGTTACTCCGAGAAGAAGGTGCTAGTCAAGTATATGCTTGTGCCACCCATGCAGTATTTTCACCACCAGCTATTGAACGTCTTTCCAGTGGGTTGTTTGAGGAGGTGATAGTTACTAATACCATTCCTATTTCTCCAGCAGATCAATTCCCCCAATTAGTAGTGCTTTCAGTTGCTAATTTGCTTGGGGAGGCCATTTGGCGTATTCATGAGGATACTTCCCTGAGTAGTTTATTCCGTTAACTGAGATAGTTGATAGTAGTATTATCTAAAATAGTAAGTTAGTAGCTTGACTTTCCCGTTTCTATAGTAAGGTATAGGTATAACCATGTCTAAAACTGTTGCCCAGGTGATGACCCATAATCCGATTATGGTTAATCCTCAAACTCCTTTAAAACAGGCAATCCAAATCTTGGCTGAGAAGCAAATTAGCGGGTTGCCTGTGGTTGATGATATGGGTAAGTTGGTCGGGATTATCTCAGAAACGGATCTAATGTGGCAAGAAACAGGAATTACTCCTCCTGCATACATTATGTTTTTGGATAGTGTGATTTACTTACAAAACCCTGCTACTTACGAACGGGATTTACACAAAGCTCTGGGACAAACTGTGGGGGAAGTGATGAGTAACAATCCGATCACTATTAGTCCTGATCAGTCTTTGAAAACAGCAGCAAAAATTATCCAGGACCAAAAGGTTCGTCGTCTCCCCGTGGTTGATGATGCTGGTACTGTAATTGGTATTCTGACCCGTGGTGATATTATTCGCACTATGGCATGCGATTGATTGTTGTTTTAATTGTTTGCTTCCAGCAATCGGGAGGTTTGAAATCTATCCATCCACTTTTCCAAGTACACTAAATTGGCTATCTGTTCACTGGGATCCCCTGTATCTATGGCATAGGGCATTAATCCTAGAATAGCTGCAGTTGTCACACAAAACATGGACTTTTGAAAGCTGATACAGATTTGCACCAGCAAGTCATCTTCACCTCTCAAACTGTGACGGTAAATCTGATGGAGGTACTCGGGTAGATAATGGCGCATGTCATGCATTAATAATGTGGGTGGAACACCTGAACCACCAATAGGTAGAGGATCCGCATATAAAGCACCATATTCAAATTTGGCCTGGTCTGGGGGAACCTGATATGCTTGAGCGTTTAGGGACACTGTTCCTAAAAAGGGTGTGCCTCGGAAAAATACCGCTTCTACGTAGGGAATGGCTGTGTCGGCCAAGAATGTTAATCCCATGGACTTAGGAATAATATCATAAACTTGCTCCCGAATTTTTACTTGGTAGGTGATTGGTTTTAGGGCATCTTTGACTAAACCAGCTTTAATATGTTCTACTACTTGAGGAATAGATGTGATTTTTCCGATATCGTACAGATCTGATAAACTGAGAAAGATATCAGCCATGACTCGCCAAAATTGACCGAGACCACTATAATAAGCAGACATCCGCAATTGTTCAATTAAAAAGTCCGGAAACAGCTGGTTAAGACCTATAACCCCTAGGTTGTATTTGAATTTAGCTGATATTACGGCCTGGGCTCTGTGGGCAAATTCAGGGCTATCTAAATAGGAATCTAGCCCCCCACCACCATGCCACATCATGGTTTTCATGCAGTATTCTGCATATTCAAAGTTAATGCGATCGTGCCACCAATGACGGAATAATTGGGGAAGGGAGATTTTGCCGTTAAAATATTTGAAAAATGGGAAGAATACTAAAAATTGATGATCTGCTATGTAGATCAGGTTTTGAGAATAAGCATCTAGTACCACACCATAACTTTTGAGAATCCCTACAACTTCTAAGACATTTTCTGGACTGTCTTTGAGTAGGGCCTTTCCGGTTTGCAATTGCTCGATGAATTCATGTAGGGGATGGACCCTGTTTTCAATCTGTTTCATTTACTTACTTGAGTTAATTGGCTTGCTGGTTTTTGCACACTGACCTGCACTGTTGCTTGACTCCAATGGGTTAACCATGACGGTTGAATTCCCAAAATAATAATTAATCCCGCTAATACTACAGCAGGCAAGCGATCGCTCAGGTATACGCGAGGTAGTCTAACTACTTGTGGTGATAATCTGCCAAAGAAGGCCCGATTTACCAAAATTAGGAAATAAACTGCTGTTAAACCAGTTCCCACCATGGATAATAGGGTTTGTACTGGAAAAACCTCATAGCTACCCCGGAAGATAATAAATTCTGAAATAAAACCTACCATCCCCGGTATACCTGCACTGGCCATGACTCCTAAAATCATTAGTGTGCCAACCACTGGCATTCCCCGCTCTGGATTTAATAACCCCCGCAGTACCTCTAAATCACGACTACCAGCTTTTTTGTATACTACACCTACCAGTAAGAACAACATGGCTGAAATCAGCCCGTGACTCACCATTTGCATAATAGCACCTAGTACACTTAAAGGTGTGGCCGCTGCTGTTGCTAACAGTATATACCCCATGTGTCCAATAGAGCTATAGGCTACCATTTTTTTCATGTCCTTCTGAGCGATCGCACAGGATGCTCCAAATAGTACACTAATTACAGCCCATGTTGCCAAGGTAGGTGCTGCATATTCCCAGGCTTGGGGTAATAAGTTCATACCAAATCTAACCAGACCATAGGTTCCCAATTTCAACAGTACTCCCGCTAAAAGTACGGAAATGGGAGTGGATGCTTCCACGTGAGCATCGGGTAACCAGGTATGAAAAGGAACAAGGGGGATTTTAATGCCAAATCCGATGATGATTCCAGCCAATAACAACAGTTGGGTGGTTAAAGGTAGAGTGTGAGCATTGACAGTTTCTAGGGCAAAACTAGGGGAATGACTCAACCAAATCATTCCCAAGAAACTGGCCAGAATTAGGATTCCTGAGAGGGCGGTATAAATGAGAAACTTAGTAGCTGCATAACCTTTTCGTATTCCTCCCCAAATAGCAATTAGTAAGTATAGGGGAATCAGTTCCAATTCATAAAACAGGAAGAACAATAATAGGTCTTGGGCTAAAAAAGCTCCAATTACTCCAGTACTCAGTAAAAAAATTAAGGAATAATAAAACTTGGGACGCTGGATTGACTCAT is a window encoding:
- a CDS encoding ribose-phosphate pyrophosphokinase, whose product is MNAHLGSAVLNSASLTMHPVTTGVTDNQRLRLFSGSSNIQLAQEVSRYLGLDLGPMIRKRFADGELYIQIQESIRGCDVYLIQPTCKPVNDHLMELLIIIDACRRASARQITAVVPYYGYARADRKTAGRESITAKLVANLITQAGANRVLAMDLHAAQIQGYFDIPFDHVYGSPVLLEYLQNKALQDIVVVSPDVGGVARARAFAKKLNDAPLAIIDKRRQAHNVAEVLNVIGDVKGKTAVLVDDMIDTGGTITQGAKLLREEGASQVYACATHAVFSPPAIERLSSGLFEEVIVTNTIPISPADQFPQLVVLSVANLLGEAIWRIHEDTSLSSLFR
- a CDS encoding response regulator transcription factor gives rise to the protein MTAEASKKILLIEDDYLMQNLLLESLKAEGFAIIAAETGGLGLHKAMENLPDIVICELIMPDMDGYTILTELRQNSQLAIMPFIFLSANNSKAALRKAMELGADDYLTRPITINELLKAIHIRLEKQSLMKSWYINNNSPITPKPNNLPLVFPNIPHFQKVFDYIESHYHLGITLSDVAQAVGYSPAYLTNQVSQQTGNSVNSWIVKRRITQACFLLKNTALTIEEIGTKIGYQNCCHFSRQFSQYQSLSPKMWRKQHQLSHVCTQKGISSTNLPKSLTIFPLD
- a CDS encoding aminotransferase class I/II-fold pyridoxal phosphate-dependent enzyme codes for the protein MLNQSQSPLIDALKSSISKNHTPFYTPGHKRGAGVSPILTDLLGKDVFRADLTELSELDNLFAPESAILAAQELAAMAFGAQRTWFLVNGSSCGIIAAIMTVCEPNQHILLPRNIHLSVVSGLIIAGAIPIFINPQYDQDLDITCSITPKDLEVALAQHPQAKAVLVVYPTYNGVCGNLKAICQVTHEHNIPLIVDEAHGAHLNFHDNLPISALTAGADLTIQSTHKTLGSMTQTSMLHIQGNRINIDRLNQALQLVQSTSPSFILLASLDAARQQMAIDGQNLMQQTLELANIARNKIREIPGLSVLELPKIRQPGFFDLDKTRLTVNVKELGITGFTTENFLIEMGIVPEVSSFENVTFIISLGNNELDINALVKVFKKINDIPRCRKYEMSTSNIISKIIFNYQPDNRLVISPREAFFATSEILPLEKTVDRICAENICPYPPGIPILMPGERITKSALDYLQQVQDLGGVITGCLDASCHTLKVVK
- a CDS encoding indole-3-glycerol phosphate synthase TrpC yields the protein MEPIIREIIWHKKLEITQIQQEMSLASLQRQLTAAPSVRDFFTALQQNIYKPSLIAEVKRIFSSENILSSDFDALSIAKSYERTGAACISVVTDQKFFHGGFDQLRIVRHKVTLPILCKDFVLDPCQIYLARAAGADAILLIAAILTDQQINNLLRVIHYLGMNAVVEVHNLMELDRVIRLEDVRIIAINNRSLEDLTVNINTTLELMAARKSHLHNLGILVVSESGIETSQDLSLMANVGVSGVLIGDCLLREENLEDAVKELLKSQIYGFGGPSYKS
- a CDS encoding CBS domain-containing protein, whose amino-acid sequence is MSKTVAQVMTHNPIMVNPQTPLKQAIQILAEKQISGLPVVDDMGKLVGIISETDLMWQETGITPPAYIMFLDSVIYLQNPATYERDLHKALGQTVGEVMSNNPITISPDQSLKTAAKIIQDQKVRRLPVVDDAGTVIGILTRGDIIRTMACD
- a CDS encoding NADH-quinone oxidoreductase subunit M is translated as MLSTLILLPLIGAAVIGFYPTSISGKTARQISLAIAGMIFLWTVLLTIRFDPNQGNVQFTESLIWIDVLGLNYRLGVDGLSLPLLLLNGILTVIAIYSTDESIQRPKFYYSLIFLLSTGVIGAFLAQDLLLFFLFYELELIPLYLLIAIWGGIRKGYAATKFLIYTALSGILILASFLGMIWLSHSPSFALETVNAHTLPLTTQLLLLAGIIIGFGIKIPLVPFHTWLPDAHVEASTPISVLLAGVLLKLGTYGLVRFGMNLLPQAWEYAAPTLATWAVISVLFGASCAIAQKDMKKMVAYSSIGHMGYILLATAAATPLSVLGAIMQMVSHGLISAMLFLLVGVVYKKAGSRDLEVLRGLLNPERGMPVVGTLMILGVMASAGIPGMVGFISEFIIFRGSYEVFPVQTLLSMVGTGLTAVYFLILVNRAFFGRLSPQVVRLPRVYLSDRLPAVVLAGLIIILGIQPSWLTHWSQATVQVSVQKPASQLTQVSK
- a CDS encoding HetP family heterocyst commitment protein; amino-acid sequence: MKGQLDDYNRQINKKINTDQIEQIIKAIIAGKYSWACVLLLRFSGLNPIDYIPYRTYIRLLKNNYLLGGSGQNQPSKKEVEIMC
- a CDS encoding CO2 hydration protein encodes the protein MKQIENRVHPLHEFIEQLQTGKALLKDSPENVLEVVGILKSYGVVLDAYSQNLIYIADHQFLVFFPFFKYFNGKISLPQLFRHWWHDRINFEYAEYCMKTMMWHGGGGLDSYLDSPEFAHRAQAVISAKFKYNLGVIGLNQLFPDFLIEQLRMSAYYSGLGQFWRVMADIFLSLSDLYDIGKITSIPQVVEHIKAGLVKDALKPITYQVKIREQVYDIIPKSMGLTFLADTAIPYVEAVFFRGTPFLGTVSLNAQAYQVPPDQAKFEYGALYADPLPIGGSGVPPTLLMHDMRHYLPEYLHQIYRHSLRGEDDLLVQICISFQKSMFCVTTAAILGLMPYAIDTGDPSEQIANLVYLEKWMDRFQTSRLLEANN
- a CDS encoding PAS domain-containing sensor histidine kinase — protein: MMNCRGSMLEKINYQLNYPSMKDKLVEFLINQIIDAAFCVKNNGDFIYTNKSMSAIMEYSHQELLSMNLSNLDIDFSLNKWLQKWENLKNVEGLSWKSRYRTKGGRTFVATIDFAYIQLQESEFCYGVIKENTQELVPILCHEFRTPLNIISFSNSLLKRNIHQWEEEKMLSLVGHIETAVKQIDHILDDILFLSKTKYSQAIISPIQVNLIEFCENLVQKMTLIKNGRSIQFDYLGDCKQVWIDPHIIEAILTNLLDNAIKYSSDKTIVHLLIENEDEQIILKVKDQGIGIAQVDQDRLFEKFYRGHNVGQTSGTGLGLSIVKTLVDLCEGQIIITSELGMGTTFTIVLQSLPRQFNF